From Oreochromis niloticus isolate F11D_XX linkage group LG1, O_niloticus_UMD_NMBU, whole genome shotgun sequence, a single genomic window includes:
- the LOC102075753 gene encoding LOW QUALITY PROTEIN: phosphorylase b kinase regulatory subunit alpha, liver isoform (The sequence of the model RefSeq protein was modified relative to this genomic sequence to represent the inferred CDS: inserted 2 bases in 2 codons), with translation MRSRSNSGVRLDGYARLVQETILCHQNPVTGLLPASAQKKDAWVRDNVYSVLAVWGXGMAYRKNADRDEDKAKAYELEQSVVKLMQGLLQCMMRQVAKVEKFKHTQSTKDCLHAKYDTPTCATVVRDDQWGHLQVDATSIYLLMLAQMTASGLRIISNLDEVAFIQNLVFYIEAAYKVADYGMWERGDKTNHGIPELNASSVGMAKAALEAIDELDLFGAHGGPKSVIHVLPDEVEHCQSILCSMLPRASTSKEIDAGLLSITSFPAFAVEDADLVAVTKSEIISKLQGRYGCCRFIRDGYRCPKEDPSRLHYDPAELKLFENIECEWPVFWTYLILDGIFAGDQVQVQEYREALEGVLIRGKNGIKLVPELYSVPPDKVEEEYSNPHSVDRVAMGQLPHMWGQSLYILGSLVAEGFLAPGEIDPLNRRFSTSFKPDVVVQVCVLAESEEIQELLRDLGIEVQTMAEVLPIRVMPARILSHVYVRLGNSKKLNLSGRPYRHIGVLGTSKFYEIRNRSYIFTPQFLDQHHFYLALDNQMIVEMLRTELAYLSCCWRMTGRPTLTFPITRSMLDEDGETIDSCILSTLRKLQDGYFAGARVQMSDVSSVQTTSFHTRLSFLDEENDDILLEDEGDDDDGYGEEYXCGPSEDSKDVFDQYLTQLLHSTTTKCHLPPIQRGQHHVFSPEHTTRDILSLMAQVQGLNVPKSSMYLPVTPVKSKHRKSLNLLDVPHPQHGPQAKQHKPHSAADLHLPRDSQGNTDFAALVRQLKECPTLQDQADILYILYVMKGADWLVELSGPGQGGVSVRSLLEELYVEAGACKEWGLIRYISGILRKRVEVLAEACTDLISHHKQLTVGLPPQPRERVITVPLPPDELNNLIYEASGQDISVAVLTQEIMVYLAMYVRSQPALFGDMLRLRIGLIMQVMATELARSLHCSGEEASESLMSLSPFGMKNLLHHILSGKEFGVERSMRPIQSTATSPAISIHELGHTGATKTERTGIHKLKSEIKQLDDSRPTSMAGLRSLQSFNTEPD, from the exons ATGAGGAGTCGCAGTAACTCAGGAGTGCGGCTGGACGGCTATGCCCGGCTGGTCCAGGAGACTATCCTTTGCCATCAG AACCCAGTGACAGGACTTCTTCCTGCCAGTGCGCAGAAGAAGGACGCCTGGGTGAGGGATAATGTCTACAGTGTCCTGGCGGTGTGGG TGGGTATGGCCTACCGGAAGAATGCAGACCGCGATGAAGACAAGGCCAAAGCTTACGAACTGGAGCAG AGTGTCGTGAAACTGATGCAGGGGCTTCTGCAGTGCATGATGAGACAG GTGGCCAAGGTGGAGAAGTTCAAACACACCCAGAGTACAAAGGATTGCTTGCATGCCAAATATGATACTCCCACTTGTGCCACAGTGGTCAGGGATGATCAGTGGGGTCATCTCCAGGTGGACGCCACCTCGATTTACCTGCTGATGCTGGCACAGATGACAGCCTCAG GTCTTCGTATCATTTCCAACCTGGACGAGGTAGCCTTCATCCAAAACTTGGTCTTCTACATAGAGGCTGCCTACAAAGTAGCG GACTATGGAATGTGGGAACGAGGTGACAAGACTAACCATGGCATTCCTGAGCTCAATGCCAGCTCTGTAGGAATGGCTAAG GCAGCGCTTGAGGCTATAGATGAGCTGGATCTGTTTGGTGCTCACGGAGGGCCGAAGTCAGTCATCCATGTGTTGCCTGATGAAGTCGAACACTGTCAG TCTATTCTGTGCTCCATGCTGCCAAGAGCTTCAACTTCAAAGGAAATAGATGCTGGTCTTCTGTCCATCACTTCTTTCCCTGCGTTTGCTGTGGAGGATGCTGACCTGGTGGCTGTGACGAAGTCAGAGATCATAAGCAAACTGCAG GGTCGCTATGGCTGCTGTCGCTTTATCAGGGACGGATATCGTTGTCCCAAAGAG GATCCATCTCGGCTGCATTATGATCCTGCTGAGCTGAAGCTATTTGAAAATATCGAGTGTGAGTGGCCTGTGTTTTGGACTTACCTCATCCTGGATGGTATTTTTGCTGGTGATCAAGTTCAG GTGCAAGAGTACCGTGAAGCACTGGAGGGTGTTTTAATCAGAGGGAAGAATGGCATTAAGTTGGTGCCTGAACTTTATTCTGTTCCTCCTGACAAG GTTGAGGAGGAGTATAGCAATCCTCACTCAGTAGACAGGGTAGCCATGGGCCAGCTGCCACACATGTGGGGACAGTCACTCTACATCTTGGGGTCCCTTGTGGCTGAG GGTTTTTTAGCACCAGGAGAGATAGATCCGCTCAACAGGAGATTCTCTACAAGCTTCAAACCAGATGTGGTGGTACAAG ttTGTGTTCTAGCAGAGTCGGAGGAGATCCAGGAGTTGTTGAGAGATCTGGGGATCGAGGTACAGACAATGGCAGAAGTTCTGCCCATCAGGGTCATGCCAGCTCGCATCCTGAGCCATGTCTATGTTAGACTGG GGAACAGCAAGAAGCTGAATCTGAGTGGGCGGCCGTACAGACACATTGGTGTCCTGGGAACATCCAAATTCTACGAGATCCGAAATCGCTCTTACATATTCACCCCTCAG tttctggatcagcaccatttCTATCTGGCACTGGACAACCAGATGATTGTGGAGATGTTACGGACCGAGCTGGCCTATCTCTCTTGTTGCTGGAGGATGACAGGACGTCCGACGCTCACATTCCCAATCACCCGTAGCATGCTGG ATGAGGATGGAGAAACAATTGATTCATGTATCCTATCAACTCTAAGGAAACTGCAGGATGGCTATTTTGCTGGAGCGAG GGTGCAGATGTCAGACGTCTCCAGTGTCCAGACCACTTCGTTTCACACTCGTCTCAGCTTCCTGGATGAAGAGAATGATGACATATTGCTTGAGGATGAaggcgatgatgatgatggataTGGAGAGGAGT CCTGTGGTCCCTCGG AGGACTCAAAAGATGTATTTGACCAGTACCTCACCCAGCTCCTTCACAGCACCACCACCAAGTGCCATCTTCCTCCCATCCAGAGGGGGCAGCACCACGTCTTCAGTCCAGAACATACCACAAGAGACATCCTGTCTCTTATGGCGCAGGTCCAGGGCCTGAACGTTCCCA AGTCTTCCATGTATCTGCCTGTGACTCCGGTCAAGAGCAAACATCGCAAATCTCTCAACCTTCTTGATGTTCCTCATCCTCAGCACGGCCCACAGGCGAAACAGCACAAG CCACACTCTGCTGCTGATCTTCACCTGCCTCGAGACTCTCAGGGCAACACAGACTTTGCAGCGTTGGTCAGGCAGCTAAAAGAATGCCCCACTCTTCAGGACCAGGCTGACATCCTCTACATTCTCTATGTGATGAA AGGAGCTGATTGGCTGGTGGAGTTGTCAGGTCCTGGGCAGGGTGGGGTCAGCGTGCGATCACTGTTGGAGGAGCTGTACGTGGAAGCCGGAGCCTGCAAAGAGTGGGGGCTCATTAGGTACATCTCTGGAATACTGCGCAAGAGGGTGGAGGTCCTCGCTGAG GCCTGCACAGATCTGATTTCCCATCACAAGCAGCTGACTGTAGGTCTACCTCCTCAACCCAGGGAAAGAGTGATCACAGT CCCTCTTCCTCCGGATGAGTTAAACAACCTCATCTACGAAGCCAGTGGTCAGGACATAAGTGTAGCAGTGCTCACTCAG GAAATTATGGTGTATCTAGCCATGTATGTGCGCTCCCAGCCCGCTCTGTTCGGGGACATGCTCAGACTCAGGATAGGACTGATCATGCAAGTGATGGCCACTGAGTTAGCTCGTAGCCTGCACTGTTCTG GGGAGGAGGCGTCAGAGAGTTTGATGAGCCTGAGTCCATTTGGCATGAAGAACCTACTGCATCACATCCTCAGTGGCAAAGAATttggggtggagagaagca TGCGCCCAATCCAGTCTACAGCCACTAGCCCTGCGATATCCATCCATGAACTAGGTCACACGGGAGCTACAAAGACTGAACGCACAGGAATACACAAGCTAAAGAGTGAGATAAAACAG CTGGATGACTCTCGCCCTACAAGT ATGGCAGGCTTGCGGTCCCTTCAGTCTTTCAACACTGAACCAGACTGA